DNA sequence from the Malus domestica chromosome 11, GDT2T_hap1 genome:
GCAAcccattttttcttctcttttacaATTCTTTTCTCCTTGCCATTTTTTAAAGTAAAGTAATAAACATGTAATGCCCAATTAGGAATTCTCAATTTACAACTTAGGTTTTAAAATTgtaattggttttattttttgttttgttaactGATTGACTTTATAACAATCGTGTTTGAAGAAACTTTCGTGATGCATCTTAATTGATCAATTTGTCACATATGAAGCATATACATCTAAAGATTAGATTAACTTTACTTTGGTCGTTGCTAGTAAAGttttttaagtgtgattgtcCTTATAACATTCTGAAAATGCTAAGAAAATGCAAGAGTTTATAGCGTCAATTTTTTATAACGCTATGGTATAATGTCTTGACATATCAATCATGTCATCCACTCATTTTATAATCAAGGGCAAAGATAGGATTTCTTCAACCAGTGGGCTACCCAAAAATATAACCATAATATGatttgatcaattttttttgtcttcaTAAAGTTACATTATAATCAacctgaaataaaaaaaaattacgtaATAAACCAAACAATTCTACAGCTTTCCATTAATTAACTTCaacttaaataaaaataaaagtaaaagtaaaaaaattggATTATTGACTCCTGATATACGATCAAAATTGGAATTTTGATCATTGAACTAAAAATTCATAAACATTATTGCTTACTAAAAGAAAGATATGTTCTTTGCTTGAACATATAGAGGAAACAACCTTCTACCTGACCTATGTACCAGTAGTGGAATGGCTTGCTACTTTCAATCAGAAAAGGAAAATTGAGCAAGGCAAGGGAGAAATAAGTTGACCCCTCTTCTCTGGTAACCCGCCACCACATATGTAGAAAAAGAGGAAGCAGGAAGGAGGAACAACCATTTGACTTTGGCACATGGGGGTGGAAAACTCCTTATTTGGACGAAAGTTTCAACGATGTTGTTCAAATTAACTGTTGCTCTAGCGTGATGAGTTTAAAAGAGTACTGTTCACATATTTTAATTTAGATACCAAAACTctacttgaatcaaaatctaaaaaccaATACTCTAAATTTTATTCAAAAGATAATTATAAAAATGCAATAAAATACAACAAATTGATAATAGTGGAACTCGGTGGGTTGTAGTTGGTGACAATAGACTGCAGTAGCCTAACTGATATGCTATTAACTTAATATAGTAGGAATTCGACCAAAACGAACCTAGCCTACAACCCATCTTAGTCGTGAGTGTAACTCCGTCGGTGCTTAATTATAATACATGAATTAGTAATGACATATGATAGTATGACCGTTATACACAAAAATTTCTCTCTCCGATCGAGAAAGATaactagatctaagttggctTCGATATTTGACTAGCTGCAGGAATTGCAAGGTGTATAGCATGTGATACGTCAACCATGATTCCCTTGCCCTTGTTGGTTGTTAGTATCAAACAGTTTTCCATAACTAAAGCATACATCCCAAGCCATCCACGCAATtgaatttagtgttttttatGGACATGAAGGAGTTGTCTGTTTCTTGTTGGGCAAAAGATTACAGGTTAAGATGCCCAAGTTCTTAGACAGTCCTAAGGTTTGGTCGAGAAAGCGATTTATAGCTCCAATTATTTGACTCAAATTTTGGTCAAAATTTTAaacgaaaaaattaatttaagtcGGCTCATTTGACATACTGACCTTTAGTTCAAAAATCTCCGacgttatttatttatatacagTCTTCTAAggcatgaataaaaaaaaagagaaatgctaaagagaTATTCTTAAAAATGGAATTATTTATGTATTCTCTGTTACTTCATATTTTTTACATAATATTTTGTAAAGCTATTActaaaattaacgttaaattgtaatgtgattgagagttcCACTGTTGAAAAAGTCTCCTTTAGAGCATCTATAAAGAAGAGTcaaattcaaaacattaaatttcaatttgataGCTGACTTGGCAATTTGACACATATTGTCAATAAATTCCATTCACCCAATATGTCAGAATTTATTGCTTctgttttttttaaacaaaaataataaaagttgggttgttttttgtttaaaaataataaaataatacttaacTATTCTAGCATTTAAGGTAAGATAAGTGAAATGTCTTTGGACATAGCAAAAACCATATTTGAAGGCAACATAAATTTTCACATCTCGTTGTTTTGACATCTTTTTGTCCATTTTAGCTTTGACATTTCAGTTGAAGTAAATGATATATCATTTGTTACTGTTATATGTTTACGTGACATTtctgacatctcctttggagatgatcttagcatttctcatcaAAGAATGTGGGCTGTCggattcttttaatttttcatcaaAGAATGTCGGCacaaaaattaacgttaaattgtgAGGTGACAGAAAATCTATAGAGCATTTGGAAGAGtctcttagcatttctcttgttACATCAGCAACAAAATTGATTGCGTCCTTGTACTCTATTTTGTTTCTGGTCTTTATCTTTGCTATGACGCATCTGCAATGAATGTAATTGCCACTCATAGAAGACAACTACGTAGGAGTTACCAAAAGCAATCCTTTTGAACCGCGTTCCTTCACGTGCATGCGTTCCGTTATACCTTGGAACTCTCATGCATCTTATTAATCTCTACTTAAACACAAAACCAACAACACGTAATTAACTAGGTTTGCTCTTCTAATTATTTCTGACAGATGCATTAATTGAAGAGTGGAGACTCTCTTAGAATTAGAACTGTTCATGGATTCTCGATCATCTCatgttttttataaaatattttgtaatgttgACACGAAAATTGACCTTATACTATGAGGTGACTGAGAGTCCATGAAAAGTTTAACTTTACGAGtccccttagcatttctcttaatTGAAATACTCGTAATCATACGTGTTCTATAACTATATGATCAATATAATCACGTCAACTTGATGATGTAGCTATACCATATTGTAACGGCAGATATTGCTTTGGGTTTGGCATTTGGCAAAAACTATTAGAGAGTAAAACATCGCTACGCTTTTGCACATGATTATTTAATGGGGTTTTTTAActttgattaaaatttaaaaaaaaacatggtgttagattagatattaattttagtccctaatgtgcccttaattcaaaataattaatgtgcattttatttaatgtctccaattaaatatttaaatttattaatacacaaattttaatttattttttgaccaaaaaagagttttttaatttattaattttatttaacattcttcaaacttgaaagactcaattaatgtacctaaatgttagtaccgaaatatattatattgaactaatatatttaaatgttagtaccgaaatgtatgtaccttaatatatgcaccaaaatgtattaatattaaattaatgtacctaaatgtatgtaccgaaatgtatgcactgaaatgttagtaccgaaaatgtattatattgaattaatgtacctaaatgtttgtattgAAATGTATGTATCGAAATGTGTgtgcctaaatgtatgtaccgaaatgtattataatgaatttaatatacctaaatgaagaagataaagtacatcaaaatatattgtataacaaaaattagtttatctaaatgttcacaacaaaatatattacgatgaatgaaatgaaaataaaaattataatgaaataaaattaatacattaaaattagaaagaaaaagataagtaattaaaaaatcaaaatataattaataaatgaggttagtaatgtatcaagggactaaaattagattttgatcttactcatggttttaaTCAAAAAGTCATCATtgccaaggattaaaatgaagttttctattatTTAATCCAATAGCAATTAATTAGGTGTTGAGTTCAAATCTCACAAATAACTGTTCATAAAATCGCTTGCGTGGTGTATAAAACCAACAATTGTTATCGAAAAGTAGTTAGTGAATCGCAAGGTTGGCACATTTTAGTAAATTATCATTTattaattacataaaaatttgatcCTATTTAACTAGCTACTAATTAAATCCATACAATGGAAGATTCAAGAAAATCACTTGTGAGCAGGCAAGACCTTGACGATGGACAAAATATTATTGCACAAGAGGCGGAACGCTTCGTTCTTGGCTTTGATCACGGATTTCTCTCCCCCGAGCGAGCTGTCGCATAAGTCGGCGTCGGAAATCGCCACGTTGACCCACAGTTCCACTTCCTCTAAGTTATGCGTCGAGATGGCCTCGACGCAATCGTCGAGCTGCTCGTTGGCATCGGAGTAGTGCTCAATGCAGTCTGCCAACCCCTGCTGAATCGTGGGGTCCAAAGTGGTAGCGTTGTGAATGAGCAACGACCGCATGTGCTCGTCCACGTCGGAGGCCATTGCGGCAGCCAGCCGGATGGCAACGAAGGCAAGGCCGGTGAGGTCCGCGCCCTTGCTGTTCGGGTCCTTCTCCAGGGTTTCGATGCATAAGTCCTTACGGGGTGAATTCTGGCACGCTTGTTCAAGAAGCTTCATGTTCACCTCACCTGCGGCAGCGGCGGTGTTGCTGCCTTGACTTACACCTTGAGCTTGACCGTTTCCAGCGACGACGAGAAATTTTGCGGCACATAATGTTGAGAGGAAGAAAAATGCTGCTGCAATTGGcctcattttccttttctttccttgttcttgttcttatttttgttgttaaatCAATGGAAGGGGATTAACTGATTAGAAAACGAGGAGAATGAGTGTATAAATATGAGGAGGAATTGGAATGGTGGTCGGTTTTTGTGGAGGGCCTCCCAATGCCGCGAATTATGAGGAACCTTCACTCATTTCCACAAATTCTTTAAACGCGTATTGGACGTTGATTTGAACGACTGAGACTTAAAGTAGATTTTGTTCTTTCAAATTTAACACTCAATTCTATGGTTACGTAGCTTGTGCTGCATATAGGCAACTTAGAAATTGGGTTTGTAAGGTTTGGCTTGAGTTATGATGGCTTTACAAATTTCCTTAGTGGTTTGTAGCCCTAGGAATGCTTGGGCTATGTTCGTTTTGTGTCATACAATAGgaaattgagaaaataaaacttttttGTCATAAAATTCAACACCTTGGAATAGGTGGTTAAGTTGAGACATTATTGATGTGGTTAAGAGGAGGACAATGGCCCATCTCTTTGAATATTTGACATGTTATCAGAGCATGTTTGATTGCGAGAAGTCGAAGAAAAACTTAGATAAAACAACATGACACCTGACAAATTGATATACGCTCTTACAAAAGTACATATCGAGTGTAATATTTAATAGGGTAATGATAAGTAGACCATCTATTTAAATGatattttgtaaactatatgATGTAGTTGTTGattattagattattacttaagtgttaagtattgattaacgtacttattccctattggtaacacatcacataatttacaaatttggtctaaaaattgGTCTACTAACATTATCATTTGTTAATAATGACAAAAACATTATAagatatgtttgtaccatacttgacaaatcccgaaactaccgagcactggtcaacgttataccgtcagggacctagaagagtttccctccaaccaggaggtcaatcacagcgcgacacgtgtcgacatcagaagccaatcataacgcgacacgtgtcaacatcagaagccaatcataacacgacaagtgtcaatgtcaaaacaaagctagaaatctcttctataaaaggagatcattctcccacaatatttcctaatgttatttgtactaaatcattcactagtactcactaaaggagagcttgaacctatgtacttgtgtaaacccttcacaattaatgagaacccctctactccgtggacgtacccaatctgggtgaaccacgtacatcttgtgtttgcttccctgtctctatccatttgcatacttatccacactagtgaccggagcaatctagcgaaggtcacaaacttgacactttctgttgtaccaaagtcctcactgattttgtgcatcaacaagataAATATCTCGTATTATTAATGCTCAAAATTGTAAGGTTAACAAATGTAattaaataacataagatgGGCTAGTAAGATGGGCTAAATTcaaatggaattaaagatgtAAGTGGTTCACCTCTCAAAACTGAGCTACATCCACTGTGTTACTCTCAATATATTGATTTCAAGACTAAATAACGCTCGGCTTAATACATACACCTTATTCTCTCTTGTTCATCCGACTCTCACAATGGAGGTCTCTACCCCTTTATATTGGCCTTTCCCCCTTGAGAACTATCAAAACAATATTTAATTTGCCAACTACCCGTACTAACTTACTAACAGCTTTTCACCTACTTGCCCTGGCCTTTTTGGACCAAGTGACGTTCTAGCAGTCGGTTGACACTTCTTTTAAGGCCCAGGTGGCCCAAGCGCCCTTCTCGGACCTCGGTTACTCTGCCTTGCCTTGCCAAGCACTGTGCCGACTTCCTTTATGCCCCATCTTAGGCCTCTGCATGCATGTCGTTGAGTAGTCCAAGCGATACTCAAGTACTTCGACACTTGGAGGCTTGTGTCGTAAAGCTGTCAGCATACCCATGTGCTCTTCTTGGTCGGATAATCCTTCTTTTGTCTCAGTTGGCTTGAGCCCCCTGGGGTCGACCCTCTATCAACTCTTGGGGCCTTGGGCTCCTAGACTTTTCTTTGGACTTACGTCCTTGGGTAGGCCTATATGGGCCCATCGTTAACACGTAAAATCAAAGCAATTCATACAAAActaataaaacatcaaaattaacaaaaacgtcatttaaaaaaaattgaatatgtgACACcatctaaaataaaataaataaaaatatttatctaAGAGAACATATTTTAGAACATGACTACATGAGttaatgtatatatttatacaaacatattatacaaatacaaatacaacCACAAGGTGTGTACCAAGACGCtgccaaagaaaaacaaaagcgcCAAAATATTATATTCCCCACTGCACTACAAAAATCCAAATGGATCAGATTGTTCTGTGCCTATATGCTCCATATCCTCTTTAACGACAGAATCTGGGTGCCCGAACCCGAAGATTTTTGTCCGCTGTAATTGTTTTTGGGTGAACCGAAACAGATACGATTAGGCACCTCATCCACGAGAACAGATACCCCCACCACTTCCGTGAATGGCTTCCTCCCACATTCCTCCGGCGATAAACTCGTCGACGACGCGCATCTTGAAAAACCCATGTTACCCTTACTCCTCTCTTGCTCCGAACCGGAGGGTTCATTCACTGTTATTGAGATTTCTGGCGAAATCTCTCGCTTAGGAACCGGAATATCGGGTTGTACCGGCGCCCTGCAGAGTGGACAATTGGACTGCGACTGAAACCAAGTGTCGATACAGTCGATATGGAAGGCATGGTTGCACATGGGCAGTAGACGGCCTTGCTCTTGATCTTCGAACTCCGATAAGCACACTGCGCACTCCAGCGGTGTTACGACGGCGTTTTTGGTGCCGGTGGTGGCAGAGTAAGTAAAAGCAGGTAGGGTTTTGAGAACAGAGGGGTCCAAGGCCTTTGGATTGGTAATAGAAGAGAGAGTGGTCTCGAGGAGGGAGGTGAGAGAGCGGTGGTTGCGACGATGTCGTTGGTGGCGACTGCGGTGGAAGAAGCAGCGGACGTAGCTGTGGAAGCAAGCGATGGTGAAGACTACGACGAAGAGAATGACGACTGAGCAGAGCATGATCTTGCCGTTCAAAGCGTAGTGGGTACGTTTGTGGGTGTCTATATCCATGGAGTGGGTTAGTTTCAAAAGATTTGTTTGAATTTAAAGGAGAAGGATTGGTTGCTCTGCAATTGGTAGTGATGACTAATTAGGTTTGAGTTTGGTGGGTTTTTTTTATGAGCCTCAGCAATTGGGCATGCAGATATGTATGGCGTGCTTTATTATTCCTCTGCAAGCTTAGATGTTTCAAAGTGTCGACTAACTGTAGTAATATAGTTggttagaaatttaaaaaaacaatCTAACTAATTGTATTATAACACTTGATATACTGAACCATGTTTCTggtacattaaaaaaaattcttacaaaCTACAAGAACGATCAATACTTTTGCCATTCAATTGTGATTATAAATATGTTATATTTAGAAtcttttttaaactttttttttaatttattattattaagaggAAGTATGAGGGTTtcaaactattacaataatttagagaAAAATTTTCGAACCCGAAATGCATGAATGGGAACCCAATACTCTATTGGTTATGTTATTTGACCACatgcatcattttttttttaactatcacTCAAAGATTATCAAACTAAATATTATTTTGTCGTTGATATAAAAAGAACAAATTGATAAAGTATCATGATTATTATCACATCATTCTTCTCAGATATGCCTTTTTGTCAAAAGATCATCCGAATTTTATATGCAAGAGATATTGAGGTATCAAGATAATTGAACTTTAAACCTCTAATACAAATACAAAATTgaatgtttttaattatttgatcCACGTATCTATCGCAGATTGTCCAAGTTTTAATGGGTGATTAGTTGGTTAAGTCAACCCCTGCATGAAAGATATAGCGGCTGTTGCTAAAACCGATACAACACGAATCAACCAAACATGAAAAAGCCGACGAAAGCTAGCTGCTGTTGGTAAAGTTATTTCTCTTATATGCATGCATGTCTCGATGTGTATGAACTTTTCCCAAGTTTTGAAATATCCAATATATTCCGATTAGTTTTCTTGACTCATTTGTCATGCAGCATATCATACACATCATGTGTATCACATAAAAGATGCATGCATGAGAACTAGATAGAAACATATGTTCAATGAAATCATAGGGATATTTTAATAAAGAGAATCATCGGTATGGATAACTTCACCAACGAATTGGTCAGGTCATTCTCATAAAGGTGAACTGTGTGTACTGAAAGTTGCACATGTATTGCGTCTAAAGGTACTCAAGAACACATCATGTTATTTGTTATTTTGCGATCAAAATGTCTCAACAATTTAACAAATTAGACTGTCATACTTAAATTTTTCTAAACTATTAGATACTTCAGACATAAAGTTTCATCAACATAAAATGGGTGGGAATTATCTTACAATATGGCAGTAGTACGGTAGTGGATCAGGAATATAATGTATATAGTAGCCTTTCATCATCAACTTGAATCATTCATATTCTATCTAATCCATAagattatatatacatatatatatattatcatcAAACAATAAGATGACATGGCTAGGAAACAAAGAGGAGACCCGTGCATGATCGAtagggatcctcttcggatctcaTTACCTGAAGTCCAAAGAGCAGTAAATTTAGACCACTCAAATTGAATCTGACAATTCCCATTAACTCATTCCGCATATCCACCCAACACAAATTAAAGATGcgattctctctttctctcttaaaTAGTCCGAATTTTTTAATCCTTAAAATCTGGACAATGAAGTCAGGAGATAATCCAAATTTGTGCATGATGGCAACAAAGAACATAATATTTCACAACTCCTGCCCCCACCAACCAAATGAAGCTTCCGCGGTGCAACTTGTTAGTTTTCAGTAAGCGGATTCAGTTAATATTTGCTTTTAAGCACTTGGTTTTGCTAGTTGCTACCATGTTGAATTTAAGCTGTGGGCGGCACAAGTGGCATGCATATTCTAATGCCGCCACTAAGATTAGATGAACGAGCTCTACATTTTGATACTTAATGCGATATGTATTGTCTAATGGCAAGAGGAGTTTTTAGTGCTGACTGTCACAGTTTTACGCAGAGTTTTATTCAATCTTAACCAACGTACTAAGTGAATTAGTAATATCACGTTTGAATTTGGTGGTCACATTAAACTATTTTGTTGGTTCAAGGTCTGGTCAGGCTTTTAATGCGGGGCTTTTTCAGAATCTATCCATAGAGCCAAAATTTATCACTTATGTCTTCCACAGTTGTTTAAGTGAGTTTGATTCTAACAATTATGCAACCTAACCTTGATCTATTTAGCATAGTTATAGAGACGTGAGTTTAGTAGTTTTCGGAGCACTATTTTACAACTTAATCTCGTGAGACACATCTATTACACTGAATAACTAAACTCAATTATATTGGAAGTCAATTTTTCTGACTTACCGTGAAATTATAATTCAGCTCGGCGAGAAAGGGTTGGTTAAGAACTATTGAATGTACACCATAATAGTTACAGTCACTTAAGGAAATGTTCACCTTCGGAATGAAAATGGATGAGCATGCACTTGAGCCTGGAAGTGATGAAATTCGGGGGAAAACATAGAACCTGTCACTATATTGGGGTCGAGGCACGACCCAATTTATaagaatcaaaataattaaactcaaaatttttgaCCCACTGTAAAAGTTCTTTATAGTGAAACATCACCTCAACTCTTCAACCAAGGAGGACATAAGCAAGCCAATAGGCCTGCGTCAACAAATGCAGAAGTGCAGGTGGGATGCCTAAGCTTGTTAGATTGATTTGGGCCGAAATACACTCCCCCAACATAACCCCATAAGATTTGAAGACTGAAGCCTGCCAATATGTGAATTGGGCCCATATACTGTATGTTCATAAATCATGAACCTAATTTTTCCTTCTGCATAACTCATCTGAATGCGTTAATTAAATTTGCTCCCTAACaactaatttttccttctgCACCAAATGGTAACTGTCCCCAAACAACTAATAGTTTGCTCCCCAGATATTGATctagaaaatataaatattgatTGCATTCAATTCACTGAATCAGTGTTTGGTACCATGCACACTTGGCCAAACCCGGTCATCCTGCTTCCCCAGATGAACAATGTTTTCACGT
Encoded proteins:
- the LOC103449171 gene encoding pectinesterase inhibitor-like; this translates as MRPIAAAFFFLSTLCAAKFLVVAGNGQAQGVSQGSNTAAAAGEVNMKLLEQACQNSPRKDLCIETLEKDPNSKGADLTGLAFVAIRLAAAMASDVDEHMRSLLIHNATTLDPTIQQGLADCIEHYSDANEQLDDCVEAISTHNLEEVELWVNVAISDADLCDSSLGGEKSVIKAKNEAFRLLCNNILSIVKVLPAHK
- the LOC103449170 gene encoding RING-H2 finger protein ATL64-like; translated protein: MDIDTHKRTHYALNGKIMLCSVVILFVVVFTIACFHSYVRCFFHRSRHQRHRRNHRSLTSLLETTLSSITNPKALDPSVLKTLPAFTYSATTGTKNAVVTPLECAVCLSEFEDQEQGRLLPMCNHAFHIDCIDTWFQSQSNCPLCRAPVQPDIPVPKREISPEISITVNEPSGSEQERSKGNMGFSRCASSTSLSPEECGRKPFTEVVGVSVLVDEVPNRICFGSPKNNYSGQKSSGSGTQILSLKRIWSI